In Desulfovibrio sp., the following are encoded in one genomic region:
- a CDS encoding AAA family ATPase, which translates to MSSRGKPTPHKTKGTCALGSEAAYTDIPSNLDAEQSALCSIFARPERMDEAARELSPAHFHSPDHRAVFSAMLALWSQKRTVGILTVADALERMGKLDEIGGTVRLAEITNGIPGGFQESVRLLQEASTRRAIIEVGWELVEGGKNPTRDLSALVEKAHNLGEGGKQSSRAHQDFGFLNLTDLLSAPRPPRWLIRNYIEADTLSVLFGEAGSMKSFLAIDQGLCIASATPWHGQAIPNPGPVFYIAGEGFHGLSKRIQAWLVAHKADYSKIPFFISEAPAQFLDKEHAQSVASSIASLAEQHGQPRLVIVDTLNRNFGDGNENDTEDMNAFISAMNQLKARFGCSVLVVHHSGLSDKNRSRGSGALRGAIDFEYKLAANNGTRVLSNTKCKDHEPPQSMAFEHEVVGTGWTDLETLEEITSCVLRQTEMPLEDERTAISGAKRIALDALKQACESAGGSAHIDEWRRIAYEMGISTGTPQARKKAFNRASRDLIGADIVQIENNLCSILPGVHGVQRGDMYPSVPGTRGVHGVHTSLEVYPCTPASTPSASFPVMEAENPFAEVSYG; encoded by the coding sequence GTGAGCTCTCGCGGTAAGCCCACCCCCCATAAAACAAAGGGGACATGCGCGCTTGGTAGTGAGGCCGCGTACACTGATATCCCCTCCAATCTTGACGCGGAACAGTCCGCCCTCTGCTCAATCTTTGCGCGCCCTGAACGGATGGACGAGGCTGCGAGGGAACTGTCCCCAGCTCACTTCCATTCCCCCGATCATCGCGCGGTATTTTCTGCCATGCTCGCGCTCTGGAGTCAGAAGCGAACGGTTGGAATTCTAACCGTAGCGGACGCCCTGGAACGCATGGGCAAGTTGGATGAGATTGGGGGGACAGTCCGTCTTGCTGAGATAACCAACGGGATCCCCGGTGGATTCCAAGAGTCTGTCCGGCTACTCCAAGAGGCGTCAACACGGCGGGCGATTATTGAGGTCGGATGGGAACTCGTAGAAGGCGGAAAGAACCCGACACGTGATCTCTCCGCCCTTGTGGAAAAAGCGCACAACTTAGGGGAGGGCGGAAAACAGTCCTCCCGCGCGCATCAGGACTTTGGATTCTTAAATCTGACGGACCTCTTATCGGCTCCGCGTCCCCCTCGCTGGCTAATCCGGAACTACATTGAGGCGGACACCTTGTCCGTTCTCTTTGGTGAGGCCGGGAGTATGAAAAGCTTTCTGGCTATCGACCAGGGGCTTTGTATCGCCTCGGCAACGCCCTGGCACGGCCAGGCCATCCCCAACCCCGGCCCAGTCTTCTATATAGCGGGTGAAGGGTTCCACGGGTTGTCCAAGAGAATACAGGCCTGGCTTGTCGCCCACAAAGCGGACTACTCGAAAATTCCGTTTTTCATTTCCGAGGCTCCCGCCCAATTTCTCGACAAAGAACACGCCCAATCCGTTGCGTCTTCCATTGCATCCCTTGCCGAGCAGCATGGGCAACCCCGCCTGGTCATTGTGGACACGCTGAATAGGAACTTTGGCGATGGCAATGAAAACGACACTGAGGACATGAACGCCTTTATTTCGGCGATGAACCAGTTAAAAGCTCGTTTCGGTTGTTCAGTACTTGTTGTGCACCACAGCGGCTTATCCGATAAAAATCGCTCGCGCGGATCGGGTGCTCTCCGAGGTGCGATTGATTTTGAATATAAGTTAGCCGCCAACAATGGGACACGCGTCCTTTCGAACACAAAGTGCAAGGACCACGAACCGCCCCAAAGCATGGCTTTTGAGCATGAAGTAGTAGGAACTGGCTGGACTGACCTGGAGACGCTGGAAGAGATCACCTCTTGCGTGCTTCGCCAAACTGAGATGCCCCTGGAAGACGAGCGTACGGCGATTAGTGGGGCAAAGCGGATTGCCTTGGATGCCCTTAAGCAAGCCTGTGAGTCAGCAGGTGGGTCGGCTCACATAGATGAGTGGCGCAGAATAGCTTACGAGATGGGGATATCCACGGGAACCCCCCAGGCACGTAAGAAGGCTTTCAACCGCGCATCAAGGGATCTCATTGGCGCGGATATCGTCCAAATCGAAAACAACCTCTGCTCCATATTGCCTGGGGTACATGGGGTACAAAGGGGGGACATGTACCCCTCTGTACCGGGCACAAGGGGGGTACATGGGGTACACACCTCTTTAGAGGTGTACCCTTGTACCCCTGCCAGTACCCCATCAGCCTCTTTCCCGGTGATGGAAGCAGAAAACCCATTCGCCGAGGTCAGCTATGGATAG